The DNA region GCTTGCCAACATTCATTCCAATCCGTATCCTGCATGGGTGATTATTCCGATGATTGGGCTTTCATGTGCGGCATTTAGCCATTTACAAGGTGCGGATTGGGCGGGAGTTTGCATCACTTTTTTAGCCGCTTCGGTGGGAATGATCGTACGCAGAGAACTCTCCTCTCGCAACTACTCTTTGCTGATTGTTTTCGCGTTTACCGCTTTTGTCTGTACCATGGTCGCCAGTCTCTCTTTTTACCATGGTTTCAGTAGCACAGGCAGTATCGTTCTCTCTTCCAGTGTATTATTGCTCGTTCCAGGGTTTCCCTACATCAACTCGATGCTAGATGCGTTTAAAGGCTATATTAGCATGGGCTGGGGGCGTTGGACGCAAGCGACGCTTTTGACGCTGATGTCTTCCCTTGGTATTATGCTTGCCATGGGACTTTTGGATATTAAAGGATGGTAATGATGCTTTGGGTGACGCTTTTACTCAATTCTTTGTGGGCGGCGATTCCTGCTGTGGGCTTTGGAATGATTTTTAATGTTCCGCGCTCTGCATTGCCATTGTGTGCCGTGGGTGGCGCATTTACGTATGGCTTCAGAGAAGTATTGATGTACAACCATCTTTCCATCGAACTTTCAACGTTTATTGCCGCGACGGCTATCGGGATTATCGGTGTTTTTTGGTCACGCAGATACGCCATGCCTCGCCCCGTTTACACCGTGCCTTCCATTATTCCTATTATCCCAGGTACGTATGCATATGAAATGATGATAAGCCTTGTTTCGATGAATTCCGATGGCGTGACCGATGCTTTGCTCTCTAGTTTTATCCAAAATGGCTTGCATGCCGTGAGTATTTTATTTGCGATTGCGTTTGGCTTGGTACTTCCTTCGATGTATTACACGAAACGTCAAAAGCCGATTATTTAGTGGTTTTGATGTTTACATGTAAAGATTTTAGATGCCAATTTCTTTACATGTAAAACGAAAAAACGCTCCTCATTGTGAAGAGCGTTTTGAAAGATTATTTATGTGTTAAAACGCGTGTGGCATTGAGTACAGCGATGAGCGCAACACCGACATCACCAAAGACAGCTTCCCACATCGTTGCAATTCCCATCGCTCCCATAATCAAAATAACCCCTTTAACACCCAGTGCAAAGATGATGTTTTGCCAAACGATGGCATGGGTTTTGTGCGCGATTTTTAAGGCAGTGGCGACTTTGCTGATCTCATCGGTCATAATGACCACATCCGCCGCTTCAATGGCAGCATCTGAGCCTACGCCACCCATTGCAATGCCGATGTCCGAGCGTGCAAGGACTGGTGCATCATTGATGCCATCACCGACAAAGACAGTTTTACCTTTGCCACTTTTTCGTACCATCAGTTCTTCAAGCTTTTCAACTTTTTGATGCGGTAAAAGCTCCGCCTCAACGTGAGTGATGCCTAGCTCTTTGGCAACTTTATCAGCAGCTGCTTTATTATCACCAGTGAGCATCACAATGTCTTTGATACCAAGGGCTTTAAGGGCTAAAATAGCTTGTTTACTGTCTGTTTTGGGCTCATCCGCAATGGTAAGATAACCCGATAAAATACCTTCAACGACGATATAAACAACGGTATCTGGAGTGTCAAGTGTCTCGTGTGCAATGCCTTGCTCTTTGAGCAGTTTATCATTTCCCGCAAGAACAATTTTGCCATCAATGGATGCTTTGACGCCATAGCCTGCAAGTTCTTCATACGATGACACAACTGCTTCTAAAGGCTCAGTGTATGCCCGTTTGATGGAAAGTGCAATAGGATGGTTCGAGTGCATCTCCGACAGTGCGGCAAGATGGAGTATCTCCGCTTCTTGAAGCCCTTTGAGTGCCGTGATGGAAGTGACACTAAAAATGCCTTTAGTGAGCGTTCCTGGTTTATCGAAAACGACCGTATCAACGCCATTGAGGGCTTCTAAAAAGTTACCGCCTTTGACCAAAATGCCATTTTTGGATGCACCACCAATACCTCCAAAAAAGCTTAAAGGTATGGAAACAACCAATGCGCACGGGCAAGAGACAACCAAGAAAACTAAGGAGCGTCTAAACCAGTCGCTGAGAAGCGCGTCTTGTATCAACAGTGGTGGTACGAACGCGAGGAGGGCAGCAGAGATGACGACAAGCGGTGTATAGTACTTGGCAAACGTGGTGATAAACTGCTCTGTTTTAGCTTTTTTTGAGCTCGCATTTTGCACAAGGTCTAAGATTTTTGAGACGGTGGATTCGGAGAAAAGTTTAGTCGTTTCAACAACAATCACCCCCGTTTTGTTGATGCTTCCAGAGAGCACTTCATTTCCTAATGCAACCTCTTTGGGTAAAGATTCTCCCGTAAGCGCGGAGGTATCGAGTGTTGAACGACCCTCTAAAATGATGCCATCCAGTGGAATTTTCTCTCCCGGTCTGACGATAATGCGACTTCCTAAGGCAACATCACTCGGGTTTACTTTTTGCTCGCCAGTGTCACTTTGAAGGTTTGCAAAATCGGGTCTAATGTCCATGAGTTTGGTGATGGATTTGCGTGAGCGATCCACGGCTAAGTCTTGAAAAAACTCTCCAACACGGAAGAAAAGCATGACCGCAACACCCTCAGGGTACTGACCAATACTAAACGCCCCGACGGTTGCAAGACCCATCAAAAAGTTTTCATCAAAAAGATGCCCTTTAAAAAGGTTGGTGACTGCCATGTAGAGAATCTCGCCACCGACGAGAAAAAAGCTGATCAGATAGGTCCAAAACATCAGTGGATTGCGCTCGTCCATCAAAACAGCAGAGATAAACAATACTGTACCGATGCAAAATGTAATGAACTGCCATGATTTGAACATTTCCATCAAACTCGAATCGTCAAATCCTTCGTGATGGTGGTCATGACCATGATCATGTAATTGTGGTTCGATGGGGGCGCATCTGCTACAACAACTTCCCGTTGTCGCATCGCAGGTTTGGGGTGCTTTTTCACTGAAGTGCATACTCAAATCCTCGTGGTTCTAAAATGTGTTCTAAGCCTTGGTTAAAAATGGTTTTGATGTGTTCGTCATCAAGCGAATAAAAGACGACTTTTCCTTCTTTACGGTGCTTGACAAGACGTGCTTGACGAAGGACGCGTAGCTGGTGAGAGATAGCAGACTGCGTCATATGTAAAAGTTCTGCAATGTCGCAAACACACATCTCTGCTTCAAATAGCGCTGAGATGATCTTCACGCGCGTCGTATCGCCAAAGACTTTAAAGAGCTCGGCAAGGTCGTAAAGCTTCTCCTCTTGAGGCATCTTTTTTCTAACCATTTCGATGACGTTTTCATGCACAATGTCGCAACTGCAAAATTCATCGCTCATCGGTTCCTCCTCTTGAAATTATGTACAAATGTTCATATGAACAATTACTCATATATTAAAACAATTCAAATGAGAGAAAGCTTAAAATGATAGACAAACTCAAAAAGTTTTACATGTAAAGATAAAAAGAGGAAAAAGGTCAAAAGATTTGCCCCTTTTCCCTTTTTTAGGATTTAGGAAAGCAATTCTAGTTCATATTTTTGGATTAATTCTTTCCTGTATTCAGGGGTCCATTTTTCTGATTGATAGATTCGCTCAGAATCAGGAATTGTTATATCCCATATTTTTATAAGATTTTCGTAATCTGCTTTATGAAGAGTTTCTTTGAAAGGTGTGTAATCTCCAAGAATTTGTATTTGCGTTGCAATGTTTAACAATTTTTTAAATGCTTTGTCATCTGTTGCATATATAAATTCTTTTGTTTTTTGTTTTGGTATCCAATTACGTATAAATGAATTCATAATATATAAATCCCATGTCATATTGAAAATTTGCTGCTTTTTTTGTTCAGGTAAGTTGGTAGCTTTGTACTTCATCATTTTTTTTAACGGAGTTTTACTAAAAAAAATAATGGCATAAACAAAGCAAACTAAAGATTGTCTAAAATCCTTGAGCATCCAATATTTAAATTTTTTCAATTTTTCGTATGAACTTATTTTTTCTTGGTTAATCGCTATACAAACAAGTACAATCAAGTATATAGAATCCCATTCTGTAAGCCTATTGTATTTAATAAGATTATTTTTTAAGACTTCTTTATCGATATTTGGATGTTCTGCTAAAGGATACTCATTTGAGTTACCAATGGCATATGCCATTAGTGCATCATTTTTTGTATTATCTATTCTATAAAAAAGCATTAAATCATCGACGACTTCATTTGCATTGTCTTTAATGTAATTTATTTTTTCATATGCAGCAAGGCTAGGTTCTATCTCAATATCACATAATTGGCAAAAGACAAGTAAGGCGACAGCATCGCGTGTTTCTTTTGTAGGAGATTTTTTATGGCTATTGAGTAAATATTGATAGATATTGGTATCTAAATAAAGTATGTATTGAATTCTATTAATACGATTATTGTATAAAATATCTGGAATACTTTCAAGCGTATAAATAGCATTATGGTCTTCTACATTAAAAGCATGGATAATCCAATCTCGATTTAAAAGTTTTTCAAGGATTTGAATAGTAGTTTTTGGAAGAGTAACATAAAGTTCATGATTCATTAATCATCCATATAGTACAAATTGTGGTAAAGTATAACAAAGATTTCATTTAAATTGAATGCCAAAATAATGTTTACATGTAAGGATTCATGCGACAAATTTACATAGGTATCTTTTCTCTTCCTCTACGACTGTAGCGCTCTTTTTGTGTAAAAATGTTGAGAGCAATTTTGTGTGTATACCCTCAAATATATTAGGATTTACAGATAGTATCTTCCGATGCACTCATTTATATTTATTCGAATAACAGCAGTACCATTCACCATGTTTTCAGGTAGTTCTTTATCCATCAAATGCGGTGTAAATTTTTTCACAATTTTCGACAGTGCTTCTTTCTTTTCGTCCAAATTATCTACAATTTTTGCCTCTCCTTGTGCGATAATACTGTTAAACGCTGTATTGACATCACAAGGGTTCTCGACATTCTTATCCAATAATGTGATCATCTCATCTATCTCAAAACAGACGTATGGATTGGATGTGAGAATGTCTATTTTTTGACCTTTGGGTAATCCATGCAGATAGATTTTGTGTTCACTATAGACAAAGTGCATGGGGATAACGTAAGGGTAACCATCGTGCCTGACGCATCCTAGCCTGCCAACGTTTGCTCTTTCAAATAATGCTCTGATCTGCTCAAATGATAATAGATGTGTTTTGGTTCTATGTCTCATACGCTCTCCTTTTTTGCATCATTGTAATGGAATCATCACAATACAACAATCCAAAAATTGCTCTGATGAAAATAAGTTGGCAATTTTTGGATTGAGTGAAAGGATATTTATGGCTAAACTGTCTTCAATTAACTCCAAAGGAGATCAGATGAGTTTTATCACTAATGATCGTTTAGCCTCAGCCGATGACGCCGTTTTTAAAATTTTACAACATGAGTTTACGAGGCAAGCCACGCATCTTGAGATGATTGCGAGTGAGAATTTTACCTCGCGTGCGGTGATGGAAGCCACAGGAAGTATTTTTACCAATAAATACGCTGAAGGTTACCCACACAAGCGGTATTATGATGGTTGTGAATGTGCCGATGAGATTGAGCAGCTTGCCATTGATAGACTCTGCGCAATTTTTGGATGCAACTATGCCAATGTGCAACCGCATTCAGGTAGCCAAGCCAATGGTGCGGTGTATGCGGCACTTTTAAACGCGAATGATAAATTATTGGGTATGGATTTACAGCAAGGTGGTCACTTAACGCACGGTGCGAAGGTGAGTTTTTCGGGTAAAAATTATCAATCGTTTAGCTATGGTGTCGATGCGAATGGTTATATTGATTATACCAAAGTTCTGGAAATTGCGAAGATTGTCAAGCCTAAGATGATTGTTTGCGGTGCTTCGGCGTATGCGCGTGAGCTTGATTTTGCTAAGTTTCGAGAGATTGCGGACGCGGTGGGTGCGATATTATTTGCCGACATCGCGCACGTTGCGGGTCTGGTGGCTGCGGGTGAGCATAAAAGCCCTTTTCCGCATGCGCATATCGTCACTTCAACGACGCACAAAACATTGCGCGGTCCTAGGGGTGGTGTCATTATGACCAATGATGAAGCGCTTGCAAAAAAGATCAATGCCGCTATTTTTCCAGGCATTCAAGGCGGTCCTTTGTTGCATGTTATCGCGGCAAAAGCGGTGGCGTTTGGTGAAGTGTTAAAGCCAGAGTGGAAAGCGTATGCCAAGCAGGTCAAACGCAATGCCAGCGTTTTGGGTGAAGTTTTGCTTGAAAGGGGTTTTAATTTGGTCAGTGGTGGAACCGATAACCATCTGATTTTGGTATCATTACTGAATAAAGAGTATTCAGGCGAAGAGGCGAGCACCGCTTTGGAAAATGCTGGTATAACCGTGAATAAAAACAGTGTTCCAAACGATACTCGAAGTGCGAAATTGACCTCAGGTATTCGCATCGGATCTGCGGCTTTAACGACGCTTGGGTTGAGAGAAAAAGAGTTTGAACTGATCGCGCATCGCATTTGCGATGTGTTGGAAAATATTCACGATTTATCTTTACATGTAAAGATAAAAAAAGAGTTGGTGGCGCTTTTGCAAAACTTCCAAGTGTATGAAAGCGCGACCTATTAAAACCTAGTGTTAACGTAGCCTTTAGAGCTTTGCTTTAAAGGCGTGTCAAGAACGCTTATAAAAAAATGACGAAGGAGGGTGTGATGAGAGAGATGGAAGTGTTGCATACCCATTATCAACTGATTGAAAAAGCGATCAAGTACATTGACGCGCATTTTAAAGAACAGCCCTCCATCGATGTGATTGCCAGCAGTATTGGCATGAGCAAGTACCATTTTATCCGCGTGTTTAAAGAGTATGTGGGTGTGACACCCAAACAGTTTTTACACTCGGTGACGCTCAATTACGCCAAAGAGCACATCAAAGAGTCCAAGTCCATTTTAGACAGCACACTGGACATTGGGCTCTCGAGTGTCAGCAGGCTGCATGAGCTTTTTATCAATCTAATCGGCGTGACGCCCAAAGAGTGGCGTGAAAAGGGTAAGGATGTCATCATTACGTATGGTTTTGGCATCACGCCGTTTGGGGAAGCATTGATCGCTTATACCGACAAGGGCATTTGCTATTTAGGGTTTATCGACCAAAACAAAGAGGCGATTTTTACACGGTTTCAAGAGCTGTGGGAAAATGCCAATCTGATCCATGATGATCTTAAAGCACAGACCTATCTGGAAAATATCTTCATCAACAATAAAAAATACAATCTCTTGGTCAAAGGAACGAACCTTCAGATCAATGTCTGGAAAGCGCTTTTAAACCTTCCTAATGGGGCAGTCACGACCTATCAAGATGTTGCCAACTTCATCGACCAACCCAATGCAGTGCGCGCCGTTGCCAGTGCCATTGGAAAAAACCACATTGGCTATCTCATTCCCTGTCACCGTGTCATTGCCAAAAGTGGTGCGATGAGTGGGTACAGTTGGGGCATTGAGCGTAAAAAAATCCTCCTAGCCTATGAATCTGCTTACAAGCCGAATGCTACAGCGTTTAAAATAGCGACACTAGAAGATATACCCAGTATTGACCAGTTTCTGCATGCTACGTTTCCAAAGAGTGCGCACAATCAGGCGAAAATCGTCTCCGAGATGATACACAACGCAACGACTCACTCGCTTTTTCTTGCCCTAAATGAGACAAAAATAGTAGGAGTGCTACCTGTCCTCACCCATGTATCGGTTGTATCAGGGGAAAAAGTAGCGATGTTTGAAGCGGTGATCGTGGATGAAGCTGACAGCGACCATGCTATTGAAAAGGAATTACTTGAATATGCGCTCACTTCGTGTACAAAAACAGGATGCAAAAGGGTGGTACTCTTAAGCGAAAATTCCTCTATACCGTATGAAGAATTAGGATTTGAACACTCTGCTAAAGGGCTTTTTCAAATACGATTTTAAATCTATCCACATAGTGTAACGCAGAGTTGAGTGCGTATTTGTCTCTTTTAATATCTCTTGCATTCTCCCAAAAATAGATCCATATCAAAAATAGTGCTTAAAGTATGACTCAATCTTATGGGCAAAAAGTGAGCAACGCTGCATTAGAGCAAAGTATTTTTTTATATATAATGTCTCACAGCTTTTTAAGGGGGAACACATGTCATTTAAAGGGAAAGTCATTGGAGCACTCTGTGTTCTAATGTTTTTAAGTTTGAGTATCTTTAGTATGATTAGCTATTTTGATACGAAAAAAAACAGTGTAATACAGATTGAAACTACGCTTCACATGGCTTCACAATCGTTATCTGATTATATTGATCTATGGATCAGCACCAAGAAAAATGGCGTTGAGAGTACGGCGCGTTTTATGCAAGACATCGACTTGATGACGCCCAATGATCTGATCGCAAAGTTACAAGAGACTACTAAAGTGTTGGGGGCAATGGACTCTTATGTTGGACTAGAAGATGGCAGTATGACGATGGGTTCTGGTTCTAAACTGCCTGCGGGGTACGACCCACGTGTGAGACCATGGTATACAAAAGCCAAGCAAACCGGAAAGTTGGGTATTACCGACGTTTATATTGATGCTACCACCAACAAACCTATTGTTACGGTGATGGCTCCGATTTTGAGAGAAAAAGTATTGATCGGTGTTTTGGGGGTTGATATCAGTTTAGATGCTCTGGTGAAAGCCATTGGTAATGTTAATTTCCGTGGAGGGTATGGCGTTTTACAAGACAGCCAAGGGCTGATCATTGCCCATCCTGATGCTAAGCTTTTAGGGAAAGCGTTTAGCACGATTGCGCCCAGCGTATCTGAACAATTTGGCACCAATAAAGAAGGGCTTATCTACTATTCGTATCAAGGTGATGAGAAAATTTTTTCCTTTAATACCTCTCTTGAGTCATCGTGGAAAATGGGCATTATTTATGATAAAAATATTGCTTATAGTTTTTTAAATCAGCAGATGAGTGAACTATTCATTGCAGGGGTAGTGATGCTTGCTTTCTCTATAGGGATTATGGTTGTATTGATTAAAGTATTGCTTCGTCCTTTGGATCGGCTCAACAGTGTAGTTGAAGAGCTCTCAAGCAATGAGGGTGATCTTCGCCATAGGTTGAGTACCACTTCCAATGATGAATTTGCGCGTGTTTCAGGCAATATCAATAAGTTCATCGAGAAGCTTCACGAAATTGTGAAAAAATCGAAAACTATCAGCCATGAAAATGCTTCAATCTCAGAAGAGCTTTCACGAACGGCTTCTGAAGTGGTGCGCAATGTCGACAGTGAATCAAAAATCATGGAAAACACGAAAGAGGATGGAATCGCTTTAGTAAAAAGTCTTGAAACCTCTGTAACGAAAGCTCAAAGTTCACAAGAAGCACTCAGCCACACGCAACATGATATTGCAGAAGTGAAAACTAAAGTGGAACAACTCGAAGTAACCATGCAAGCCACGGCAGCCAAAGAGCAAAATTTGGCAGAACGTCTTAGTCATGTCAGCCAGAATGCTAATGAGGTCAAGGATGTCTTGAGTATTATTCGTGATATTGCGGATCAAACCAATCTATTAGCCCTCAATGCTGCCATTGAAGCAGCTCGCGCTGGGGAACATGGACGAGGATTTGCCGTGGTTGCCGATGAAGTGCGAAAATTGGCAGAGCGTACACAAAAAAGTTTAGTAGAAATTGATGCAACGATTAATGTGGTGGTTCAGTCTATTATGGATGCTAACACGGACATCGCTCAAAATGTTCAGGAAGTGCAAGCTCTTGCGACCATTACAGCTGAATTGCAAGAGGGTATGAATAATGTTTCAAAGATTATTCATGCGACGATTGATGAGAGTCATTATACCGTCAATGACTTTGTGTCCACCTCAACAAAAATTAAAAAAATTGTCGATGAAATGGGACAAATTACGATGATTTCAAAGGAAAATGTTGGAAGTATCGACAATGTTTCTAAAGCGTCAGAACATTTACATGTCATGACGGAAAATCTCAATAATGAACTGAGTAAATTCAAGTCATAAGATATTCAAAGTGCTCAAGTAAAGCAACATTACTTGGGCACTTTAAGCTTTTAGTCTGTACAATCTTCGCAAAAATACAAAGAGTACCCATGTTAGAAAAAGAACAACTCAGAGGACTTTATGTCCTGACCGATGCAACACTCACCCCAGCAGAGAGCATGCTTGAACAAGTCGAACGCGTTTTAAAATCGGGCGTTAAAGTCATCCAATACCGTGATAAATATGCCAGTGATGAAGAGGCAGAAAAACAGTGTATCAGACTTCAAGCGTTGTGCGATGTGTATGAAGCGATTTTTATCATCGATGATCGTTTAGAAATTGCCTATAGAATCAATGCCGATGGGTTACATGTTGGCGAGGATGATGTCAGTTACGAAGAAGCACGCGCACTGCTTGGAGACGATAAAATCATTGGTGTTTCGTGCTATGGTGACTTAGAACGTGCCAAAAAATACGCCAGCCTTGGAGCAGACTACGTTGCCTTTGGCGCATTTTTTCCTTCACCCACCAAACCTCACGCTACAATGGTAGCACCTGAAATCCTTCAAAGGGCAAAAGAACAGTTGAGTGTGCCTATTTGTGCGATTGGGGGAATTAATGCGGAAAATATTGAACAGCTTTCATGCTACGATATTGCAATGTACTCACTTATTAGTGCGGTGTACAAAGACGATGCTATCGAGGAAAATTTAGAAAAATTACAAGCGAAAATTTAGAGGAGCGGGCATGGTTTTAGAAAAGTTTGATGTCTCCATCACCAATGCAAGTAAAGGAATGGCACTGATGCTGATTTTGTGGCATCATCTTTTCTATGAAAAACCCGAAATGGGTCTGATCGTTTTTCAAGCAGCACTTTTAGCCAAAGTGTGTGTGGGTATTTACGTGGTGCTCAGTGGTTATGGCTTGTCAGAATCTGTTAAAAAAAGAGGGCTTGAGCTGGGCGCTTTTTACAAACGTAGAATGCTCAAGCTTTACATGAATTATTGGCTGATAGCGCTTCTTTTTGTGCCCATTGGTGTATGGTTTATGGACAGATCACTCTCGAGCGTTTACGGAGAGCATGTATTTCAAGGCTTTTTACTTCAGATGCTCGGTGTTCATATGTTTACGTGGGTTGGCTATGGTTATAACGCGACATGGTGGTTTATGAGCCTTATTATCGTGCTGTATGCTATTTTTCCGCTGGTTTATACACTGATTAAAAAATTTCCTCTTAGCTTTTTAGCGTTCAGTGCATGGCTGATGTTTGTACCAATTCCCTTGGTCAATGACTGGATATTTCCTTTTGCGGTGGGGGTTTATCTTTCGCAAAAAGATGGGTTTGTCAAACTTTTGGTTTGGCTTGACAAGCAAGGCAAAGCTCGCTTTATAACGCTTCTCATTTTAACCATAGCGGTTGCATGGTACAGACAAAATGGTTGGTTGTTTGATAGCACCAGGGCCGATGCTTTCTTTGCAATTTTGCTAATTCTTTGGACGACAGAGTTGGTTGTTTTTTCTTCTATTGCCAAAAAAGCGTTTGAGTTTGTGGGCATTCATTCCTTTAATATCTTCTTGTTTCATACGTTTATTTACTACTATTATTTCCCTGATTTTATCTATAGCTTCAAATATCCGGTGCTCATTTTTGCAGTGCTTTTAGGAATTTGTTTGGTGATTTCAGTGGGGATCGAAAAGTTTAAGGAAGAGATTGGATTTGATAAATTAATTTAAAAAAACGATTTAGAGATGTCTTTTGACATCTCTTTACATGTAAAGATTATAACGTTGCTTTTTGAACAAATTTATCGCTTAAATGGTTAAATTCGGCACTTTCTACCCAGCTTTCAGGTGCACTGACATATTCAACTAAATTTTCTAAAAGTACAAGATGCGATCGCTCTTCTTCTGCAATGCGTAAAAATGCTTTTTTTTGTTCGCCATCTTCTAACATCAAAGCTTTTTCAGTATAAAACTTGTAACTGCTGTCTTCAGAGCGTAAAGCACTTTTGTAAAACTCTATTTGATCTTGTGTAAAACGAGGGGAAGTGTTCTCTTTTCGCATTTTTTGAAAGATGTTTTGCGTATGTTTAAAAATATCCACAGTAGGTTGTGTTGGTATCACTTGATTTTTATTCATTTTGTCAAAGACAACATAGTGTTTTGCCTCTTCATCTGCCAGCATCGTGAGGATTGCTTTTACGCCTACATTATCTGTTTTAGACGCAAGTTCTCGGTAGTATCGCTCACCATCTTTTTCGACATTCATTGCATATTCATAGATATTCATTGCACACCCCTTTTTGGTTTATTGTTAAGATAAGTCCCTCGTTATTTTATAGAGAATAAATGATAAAGAGTCGATAAAGAATTGCAATTAATCCAAGATAAGAAATAAAACTGCGAAGAAATGAAGCACACTTCCTCCTAAAACAAAAAAATGCCAAATTGCGTGGTTGAGGTAAAGTTTTCGCCACACGTAAAAAATAACACCTACCGTGTATGTAAGACCACCTGCTGCTAGGAGGGAAAGGGTGAGTGTATCAAGATTGGCAACGAGTGTCTTAACCGCACCCACAACCATCCACCCCATGAGAACATAGAGAACCAAAGAGGGACGACGAAAACGCTGAGGGAAAAAAATATTAAGGCTGACACCCAGTGCGGCAATACCCCAGGCAATACCAAAAAGTATCCAACCCGTCTCACCTTTAATGCCGAGTAAACAGATCGGTGTGTAAGT from Sulfurospirillum diekertiae includes:
- a CDS encoding threonine/serine ThrE exporter family protein, whose amino-acid sequence is MLKGFPTISKEEQTRITTVVVRVAAMLLEYGAESRLIEQLSSRLGVALGCTSIEISLIPSAIVLTTLIGDSSVTTTRRAHEQPINMSIVHQIVTICIAAEQNPRDIMMVETKLANIHSNPYPAWVIIPMIGLSCAAFSHLQGADWAGVCITFLAASVGMIVRRELSSRNYSLLIVFAFTAFVCTMVASLSFYHGFSSTGSIVLSSSVLLLVPGFPYINSMLDAFKGYISMGWGRWTQATLLTLMSSLGIMLAMGLLDIKGW
- a CDS encoding threonine/serine exporter family protein, which codes for MMLWVTLLLNSLWAAIPAVGFGMIFNVPRSALPLCAVGGAFTYGFREVLMYNHLSIELSTFIAATAIGIIGVFWSRRYAMPRPVYTVPSIIPIIPGTYAYEMMISLVSMNSDGVTDALLSSFIQNGLHAVSILFAIAFGLVLPSMYYTKRQKPII
- a CDS encoding heavy metal translocating P-type ATPase, with amino-acid sequence MHFSEKAPQTCDATTGSCCSRCAPIEPQLHDHGHDHHHEGFDDSSLMEMFKSWQFITFCIGTVLFISAVLMDERNPLMFWTYLISFFLVGGEILYMAVTNLFKGHLFDENFLMGLATVGAFSIGQYPEGVAVMLFFRVGEFFQDLAVDRSRKSITKLMDIRPDFANLQSDTGEQKVNPSDVALGSRIIVRPGEKIPLDGIILEGRSTLDTSALTGESLPKEVALGNEVLSGSINKTGVIVVETTKLFSESTVSKILDLVQNASSKKAKTEQFITTFAKYYTPLVVISAALLAFVPPLLIQDALLSDWFRRSLVFLVVSCPCALVVSIPLSFFGGIGGASKNGILVKGGNFLEALNGVDTVVFDKPGTLTKGIFSVTSITALKGLQEAEILHLAALSEMHSNHPIALSIKRAYTEPLEAVVSSYEELAGYGVKASIDGKIVLAGNDKLLKEQGIAHETLDTPDTVVYIVVEGILSGYLTIADEPKTDSKQAILALKALGIKDIVMLTGDNKAAADKVAKELGITHVEAELLPHQKVEKLEELMVRKSGKGKTVFVGDGINDAPVLARSDIGIAMGGVGSDAAIEAADVVIMTDEISKVATALKIAHKTHAIVWQNIIFALGVKGVILIMGAMGIATMWEAVFGDVGVALIAVLNATRVLTHK
- a CDS encoding ArsR/SmtB family transcription factor; the protein is MSDEFCSCDIVHENVIEMVRKKMPQEEKLYDLAELFKVFGDTTRVKIISALFEAEMCVCDIAELLHMTQSAISHQLRVLRQARLVKHRKEGKVVFYSLDDEHIKTIFNQGLEHILEPRGFEYALQ
- a CDS encoding pyridoxamine 5'-phosphate oxidase family protein, whose translation is MRHRTKTHLLSFEQIRALFERANVGRLGCVRHDGYPYVIPMHFVYSEHKIYLHGLPKGQKIDILTSNPYVCFEIDEMITLLDKNVENPCDVNTAFNSIIAQGEAKIVDNLDEKKEALSKIVKKFTPHLMDKELPENMVNGTAVIRININECIGRYYL
- a CDS encoding serine hydroxymethyltransferase, giving the protein MSFITNDRLASADDAVFKILQHEFTRQATHLEMIASENFTSRAVMEATGSIFTNKYAEGYPHKRYYDGCECADEIEQLAIDRLCAIFGCNYANVQPHSGSQANGAVYAALLNANDKLLGMDLQQGGHLTHGAKVSFSGKNYQSFSYGVDANGYIDYTKVLEIAKIVKPKMIVCGASAYARELDFAKFREIADAVGAILFADIAHVAGLVAAGEHKSPFPHAHIVTSTTHKTLRGPRGGVIMTNDEALAKKINAAIFPGIQGGPLLHVIAAKAVAFGEVLKPEWKAYAKQVKRNASVLGEVLLERGFNLVSGGTDNHLILVSLLNKEYSGEEASTALENAGITVNKNSVPNDTRSAKLTSGIRIGSAALTTLGLREKEFELIAHRICDVLENIHDLSLHVKIKKELVALLQNFQVYESATY
- a CDS encoding methylated-DNA--[protein]-cysteine S-methyltransferase; the encoded protein is MREMEVLHTHYQLIEKAIKYIDAHFKEQPSIDVIASSIGMSKYHFIRVFKEYVGVTPKQFLHSVTLNYAKEHIKESKSILDSTLDIGLSSVSRLHELFINLIGVTPKEWREKGKDVIITYGFGITPFGEALIAYTDKGICYLGFIDQNKEAIFTRFQELWENANLIHDDLKAQTYLENIFINNKKYNLLVKGTNLQINVWKALLNLPNGAVTTYQDVANFIDQPNAVRAVASAIGKNHIGYLIPCHRVIAKSGAMSGYSWGIERKKILLAYESAYKPNATAFKIATLEDIPSIDQFLHATFPKSAHNQAKIVSEMIHNATTHSLFLALNETKIVGVLPVLTHVSVVSGEKVAMFEAVIVDEADSDHAIEKELLEYALTSCTKTGCKRVVLLSENSSIPYEELGFEHSAKGLFQIRF